The following coding sequences lie in one Verrucomicrobiota bacterium genomic window:
- a CDS encoding DUF2281 domain-containing protein — MSTAEIIYEKIQRLPESLQTEALHYVDFLLEQRHAQREAGDWARFSTEQLAKQYAPEDAVYDKD; from the coding sequence ATGAGCACTGCGGAGATAATCTACGAGAAAATCCAACGCCTGCCGGAGAGCCTGCAAACCGAAGCTTTGCACTACGTCGATTTTCTGTTGGAGCAACGACACGCTCAGCGTGAGGCCGGTGATTGGGCCCGATTTTCAACCGAGCAATTGGCAAAACAGTATGCGCCCGAAGACGCGGTTTACGACAAGGACTAA